The following coding sequences lie in one Sedimentibacter sp. MB35-C1 genomic window:
- a CDS encoding ATP-dependent metallopeptidase FtsH/Yme1/Tma family protein, protein METYQIIAVIGVLIFAFFLFKNKKSAQKEINSLNEIEYLSSSSMKFADVAGNYEAKDSLLEIVDFIKNPEKYSRFNARMPKGVLLYGAPGTGKTLMAKALAGEAGVPFFAVSGSDFVQVYAGLGAGRIRSLFKKAKKSGKSVIFIDEIDAIGKKRMNGNMRGSDEGDRTLNALLTEMSGFSDGSGTVVVAATNRVDVLDSALLRPGRFDRQIEVMLPDRNARKDIIKLYLSKKNADKNINLDDIADLTVYFSGAMIENVINEAALAAIRENSNEIKDCHLKKAYLEVLAGAEKKNPDDNSRQKEITSYHEAGHAFISKYLMPNKKIIRVSVIPTSKGAGGYTLSTPDSDGVVTKKRIRDQLAVLMAGRAAEEIFFGRDNITIGAQNDIEKATSLAVDYVAKYGMDDSSSFVNLGVLSEKLNIPLASAEKAVKSLSSEIYEDVLRIVESNKEKIEKIANLLIEKEIIHEEDLREIIKDTSNFN, encoded by the coding sequence ATGGAAACTTATCAGATAATAGCGGTAATCGGTGTACTGATTTTTGCTTTTTTTCTTTTTAAAAATAAAAAGTCAGCGCAGAAAGAAATAAACAGCTTAAATGAAATTGAATATTTAAGCTCATCAAGCATGAAATTTGCTGATGTTGCAGGCAATTATGAGGCTAAGGACAGCTTGTTGGAAATAGTTGATTTTATAAAAAATCCTGAAAAATACAGCCGATTTAATGCAAGAATGCCGAAGGGAGTTCTTTTGTACGGAGCACCTGGAACTGGCAAGACGCTGATGGCAAAAGCTCTTGCCGGAGAAGCGGGAGTACCGTTTTTTGCTGTGTCCGGCTCAGATTTTGTGCAGGTTTATGCTGGACTTGGTGCCGGCAGAATCAGGAGCCTTTTTAAGAAAGCCAAAAAATCCGGGAAAAGCGTAATTTTCATAGATGAAATAGATGCCATAGGCAAAAAAAGAATGAACGGAAATATGCGAGGCAGCGATGAGGGAGACAGAACTCTTAATGCACTTTTGACAGAAATGTCTGGGTTTTCAGATGGATCTGGAACGGTTGTAGTTGCAGCCACAAACAGAGTAGACGTTTTGGACTCAGCTCTTTTAAGGCCTGGGAGATTTGACAGGCAAATAGAGGTTATGCTTCCAGATAGAAATGCCAGAAAAGATATTATAAAGCTTTATCTTTCCAAAAAAAATGCAGATAAAAATATCAATTTGGACGATATTGCAGATCTAACCGTTTACTTTAGCGGCGCGATGATCGAAAATGTGATAAATGAAGCTGCGCTTGCCGCAATTAGGGAAAATTCAAATGAAATAAAAGATTGTCACTTAAAGAAGGCATATCTTGAAGTATTAGCCGGTGCAGAGAAAAAAAATCCGGACGACAACAGCAGGCAAAAAGAAATAACCTCATACCATGAGGCAGGACATGCCTTTATATCAAAATATCTCATGCCAAATAAAAAGATTATTAGAGTATCCGTTATTCCTACCAGCAAGGGCGCAGGAGGATATACGCTCAGCACTCCTGACAGCGATGGTGTTGTAACGAAAAAAAGAATAAGAGATCAACTGGCAGTTTTGATGGCAGGAAGAGCGGCAGAAGAAATTTTTTTTGGAAGGGATAATATTACGATCGGTGCACAAAATGATATTGAAAAGGCAACTTCGCTTGCAGTTGATTATGTGGCCAAGTACGGAATGGATGACAGTTCATCATTTGTCAATCTTGGAGTTTTATCAGAGAAACTCAATATACCGTTAGCTTCTGCCGAAAAAGCCGTAAAAAGTCTCTCTTCTGAAATATATGAAGATGTGTTGCGCATTGTAGAAAGCAACAAAGAAAAAATTGAAAAAATTGCTAATCTGCTTATAGAAAAAGAGATAATACACGAGGAAGATCTGCGCGAAATAATTAAGGACACATCAAATTTTAATTAG
- the ispF gene encoding 2-C-methyl-D-erythritol 2,4-cyclodiphosphate synthase: MKIGIGYDVHALKGNRKLIIGGVEIPYELGLDGHSDADVLIHAIMDCILGAMGMGDIGSMFPDTDIKFKDIDSRILLRYVVKQMKIKNYRLGNLDAVIIAQKPKMSPYIDIIKKNISEDLETDISNINVKATTTEHLGFEGRGEGIAAQAVCILEVKEKQ; this comes from the coding sequence ATGAAAATTGGAATAGGATATGATGTACATGCGCTGAAAGGAAACAGGAAACTGATAATAGGCGGAGTGGAAATACCTTATGAATTGGGACTTGACGGTCATTCTGATGCTGATGTTCTGATCCATGCGATTATGGATTGTATTCTTGGAGCAATGGGAATGGGAGACATAGGAAGTATGTTTCCCGATACAGATATAAAGTTCAAGGATATTGACAGCAGAATTCTTTTAAGGTATGTTGTCAAACAGATGAAAATTAAAAATTACAGGCTTGGAAATCTGGATGCTGTAATAATAGCGCAAAAGCCAAAAATGAGCCCATACATTGATATTATCAAAAAAAATATTTCTGAAGATTTGGAAACAGATATCTCAAACATTAATGTAAAAGCAACAACGACAGAGCACCTGGGTTTTGAAGGAAGAGGAGAAGGTATAGCCGCGCAGGCTGTCTGCATACTGGAAGTCAAGGAAAAACAATGA
- the ispD gene encoding 2-C-methyl-D-erythritol 4-phosphate cytidylyltransferase has protein sequence MYKNKYVAAIIVAAGRGTRMGAEIPKQYMSIAGKTILETTLYKFEKSNEVDEIILIVGKDDLEYVRSEIASDYEKITKVKAGGSTRTESVYEGIKAVSEDCGIVLIHDGVRPFVSYNLINSCVEGAHVYKACIPATDVVDTIKEVSDDNTVKKTLNRSALKSVQTPQSFEYDLIRDCYIKAMTEEVSFTDDASIVEYYGHKVKVIEGLMRNIKITTPLDLRIAEIFASIY, from the coding sequence ATGTATAAAAATAAATATGTTGCTGCAATTATAGTTGCGGCAGGCAGAGGAACAAGGATGGGGGCTGAAATACCTAAGCAGTATATGTCAATTGCGGGCAAGACCATTCTTGAAACTACGCTGTATAAATTTGAAAAAAGTAATGAAGTTGATGAAATCATTCTTATAGTCGGTAAGGATGATTTGGAGTATGTAAGGAGTGAAATAGCTTCTGATTATGAAAAAATTACAAAAGTTAAGGCAGGAGGTTCAACGCGCACCGAGTCGGTGTACGAAGGGATAAAAGCAGTAAGCGAAGATTGTGGAATAGTCCTTATACATGACGGGGTGAGGCCGTTTGTTTCATATAATCTCATAAATAGCTGCGTTGAAGGAGCACATGTTTATAAAGCATGCATACCGGCTACGGATGTGGTAGATACAATCAAAGAGGTATCTGATGACAATACTGTGAAAAAAACTTTGAACAGGTCTGCATTAAAGTCTGTGCAGACTCCTCAGTCATTTGAGTATGATCTTATAAGAGATTGTTATATCAAAGCGATGACGGAGGAAGTTTCATTTACTGACGACGCCTCCATAGTTGAATATTATGGGCACAAGGTAAAGGTTATTGAAGGCTTGATGCGAAACATTAAGATAACAACGCCTTTGGATTTAAGAATCGCAGAAATTTTTGCAAGCATTTATTAA
- a CDS encoding LacI family DNA-binding transcriptional regulator — translation MITIKDVARLAEVSISTVSRVINDSKPVSPEVRRKVLKVIEETGYKPNDVARSLVTRRSYLIGVIINNLAQSYVADIVRGIEEIGKMYGYDILLCSSYSNKETQEKYLQLLDRKQAEGLFLVGNKFDSEIIELAEGLNKPSVYFTRDVHDNMNHISIDCNSAIYEMTKYLVQEGHKKIVYVSDFEDRTSVENDKIEGYMKAVEDNELGYSKIYVVGGSKHGKAYEQGKEIVKDAGEFTAVVCSNDEIAIGIMDSFIDNNIKVPEDVSVVGFGNIREGKFVRPELTTIGEPYYDVGAVGMRMLIKMIKGDKIQQGLMELPFTLEKRKSVKTIGK, via the coding sequence ATGATAACGATTAAAGACGTTGCGAGACTTGCAGAGGTTTCAATATCGACCGTATCAAGAGTCATAAATGATTCTAAGCCAGTAAGTCCCGAAGTTAGGAGAAAAGTATTAAAAGTTATAGAAGAAACAGGCTATAAACCGAATGACGTGGCAAGAAGCCTTGTTACAAGGAGATCATACCTTATTGGTGTTATAATCAACAACCTTGCACAAAGCTATGTTGCTGACATAGTAAGAGGAATAGAGGAAATAGGGAAAATGTACGGATATGATATTCTTCTTTGCAGCAGCTATTCAAATAAGGAAACTCAGGAAAAATATCTGCAGCTTCTGGATAGAAAGCAGGCAGAAGGCTTATTCCTTGTTGGAAATAAATTTGACAGTGAAATAATAGAACTTGCCGAAGGTTTGAATAAGCCAAGCGTTTATTTCACGAGAGATGTTCATGATAATATGAATCATATTTCAATAGATTGCAATTCTGCAATTTATGAAATGACTAAGTACCTTGTTCAGGAAGGCCATAAAAAGATTGTATATGTATCAGACTTTGAGGACAGAACCTCAGTAGAAAACGACAAAATTGAAGGATATATGAAGGCTGTTGAAGATAATGAGCTTGGATATTCTAAAATATATGTTGTTGGAGGAAGCAAGCACGGCAAAGCATATGAGCAGGGCAAAGAAATTGTTAAAGATGCCGGAGAATTTACAGCTGTGGTATGCAGCAACGATGAAATTGCAATTGGAATTATGGATAGTTTCATCGACAATAATATTAAGGTTCCAGAGGATGTATCAGTAGTTGGATTCGGAAACATAAGAGAAGGCAAATTTGTGCGACCTGAACTTACAACTATAGGAGAACCATACTATGACGTTGGCGCAGTAGGAATGAGAATGCTCATTAAAATGATTAAAGGCGACAAAATTCAGCAGGGCCTTATGGAGCTTCCATTTACTTTAGAAAAGAGAAAAAGCGTTAAAACGATTGGAAAATAG
- a CDS encoding RluA family pseudouridine synthase has protein sequence MTNYNILNYTIQENGKTVKGIMSENLNFSRRLSKKLELNNKLLINDKVTRLNKKVYEGDVLSVEFDEDEDEYMAVEIPIDIVYEDNDLLVVNKPPNIVVHPTRSHHDNTIANGVAYYFRKNNIKRKVRLVNRLDMNTSGIVIIAKHPYAHNELANQMKSNTVDKYYYAIVEGIVENDSGTINEPITRLNPDDILRVVHPEGKECITHYEVQKRFNGMTLLKLKLETGRTHQIRVHLKYIGHPIIGDTLYGSESSLINRQALHCYEMKFVQPITGRETIITCPLPEDMKRIQGEV, from the coding sequence ATGACTAATTATAATATTCTTAATTATACAATACAAGAAAACGGCAAGACTGTAAAGGGCATTATGTCCGAAAATTTAAATTTTTCAAGACGCCTTTCAAAAAAGCTCGAACTTAACAATAAATTACTTATAAACGATAAAGTGACAAGGCTAAATAAAAAAGTTTACGAAGGGGATGTGTTGTCTGTAGAGTTTGATGAAGATGAGGATGAATATATGGCGGTAGAAATACCAATTGACATAGTTTATGAGGATAATGACCTGCTTGTGGTTAACAAGCCGCCGAACATTGTTGTTCATCCTACTCGATCTCACCATGACAATACCATAGCTAACGGTGTAGCATACTATTTCAGAAAGAATAATATCAAAAGAAAGGTAAGACTTGTGAACAGATTGGATATGAATACTTCCGGCATAGTTATTATAGCAAAGCATCCATATGCGCATAATGAGCTTGCTAATCAAATGAAATCAAATACTGTAGACAAGTATTATTATGCAATAGTAGAAGGTATTGTTGAAAATGACAGCGGAACTATTAATGAACCTATTACACGGTTAAATCCCGACGATATACTAAGGGTGGTTCACCCTGAAGGCAAGGAATGCATAACTCACTATGAAGTGCAAAAAAGATTTAACGGCATGACTCTTTTAAAGCTAAAACTGGAAACAGGCAGGACTCATCAGATAAGAGTCCATTTAAAGTATATAGGACATCCCATAATTGGGGATACTTTATACGGAAGCGAAAGCAGCTTAATAAACAGACAGGCCCTTCACTGCTATGAAATGAAATTTGTTCAGCCTATTACAGGCAGAGAGACGATAATAACATGCCCGCTGCCTGAAGATATGAAAAGAATTCAGGGGGAAGTATAA
- a CDS encoding asparaginase encodes MKKRILLIATGGTIASKKTEEGLSPQITSEELLEFVPEIKGFCEVDTIQLLNIDSTNIQPEHWILMTEAIEKNYSKYDGFVISHGTDTMSYTSAALSYFIQNTDKPIIITGAQKPINADITDAKKNLLDSFRFATEKDVSGVYLVFDGKAIVGTRARKIKSKSYSAFESINFPVAAIIDDSRITKYIRNDKLTGPVRFYKDIFPSIFLLKLVPGMEPDVLDYIGEKYEGVVIESYGVGGLPFQDKRNFLERLGSLTENGKIIIIATQVMFEGSDMGIYEVGVKALKKFNVLQAYDMTIEAAVTKLMWIMAQTKEFDEVKRMFYTRINEDSLY; translated from the coding sequence ATGAAAAAAAGAATATTGTTAATTGCTACCGGAGGCACCATCGCTTCTAAAAAAACTGAGGAAGGGTTGTCACCACAGATAACATCGGAGGAACTCCTGGAATTTGTACCGGAGATAAAAGGATTTTGCGAAGTTGATACAATACAGCTGTTGAATATTGATAGCACAAATATTCAGCCTGAGCACTGGATTTTGATGACTGAAGCTATAGAGAAAAACTATAGCAAGTATGACGGCTTTGTCATATCTCACGGAACGGATACGATGTCCTATACATCTGCGGCGCTGTCATATTTTATTCAGAATACTGATAAGCCTATTATAATTACTGGTGCCCAAAAACCAATAAATGCAGATATTACAGATGCAAAAAAAAATCTACTGGATAGCTTTCGATTTGCTACTGAAAAAGATGTTAGCGGTGTATACTTGGTATTTGACGGTAAAGCAATAGTAGGAACAAGAGCCAGGAAAATTAAGTCAAAGAGTTACAGCGCATTTGAATCCATAAATTTTCCTGTTGCTGCAATAATTGATGACAGCAGGATAACAAAGTATATAAGGAATGATAAACTTACGGGACCTGTAAGGTTTTACAAGGATATATTTCCTTCCATATTTTTGCTAAAACTTGTACCTGGAATGGAGCCGGATGTTCTTGACTATATAGGGGAAAAGTATGAAGGTGTGGTTATTGAAAGCTACGGTGTGGGAGGACTTCCGTTTCAGGATAAAAGAAATTTTCTTGAAAGGCTGGGCAGCTTGACTGAAAATGGAAAAATAATTATTATTGCCACACAGGTTATGTTTGAAGGCAGTGATATGGGTATATATGAGGTAGGTGTCAAAGCCCTTAAAAAATTTAATGTGCTTCAGGCATATGATATGACAATAGAGGCTGCTGTAACTAAGTTGATGTGGATAATGGCGCAGACAAAAGAATTTGATGAAGTTAAAAGAATGTTTTACACGAGAATAAATGAAGACTCACTTTACTAG
- a CDS encoding PHP domain-containing protein, with protein sequence MKKTDLHMHTCASDGTWDVSELKNELIRNRIRIFSITDHDCIDNIKNMQDILNPKDNLLFIPGTELTAEYQEREYHLTLYNFDIRNKKLMDMMSWTNNNRLNTNREYIKSYASNNFKEVSLSDFEKYDYDRKRGGWKSLNYMIDKGVHSDIISHLKDFGKTGMKAELKKPEDVIRIAKESGGKIFLAHPSYHYRNSRMPEKELKYWTELGIDGIECFSPYNAGEESYYIDFCKKNDLMISGGSDCHGLFIPARKLGVPEVTLDDLSIKKLFN encoded by the coding sequence ATGAAAAAAACAGATTTACACATGCACACCTGTGCCTCTGACGGCACGTGGGATGTATCAGAACTAAAGAATGAACTAATCAGAAACAGAATTAGAATTTTTTCGATTACGGATCATGACTGTATCGACAATATTAAGAACATGCAGGATATTTTAAATCCTAAAGATAACTTACTGTTTATACCCGGAACTGAGCTTACTGCAGAGTACCAGGAAAGAGAATACCACCTGACTCTTTATAATTTTGATATAAGAAATAAGAAACTCATGGATATGATGAGCTGGACAAATAATAATAGGCTAAATACAAACAGAGAATATATTAAATCGTACGCTTCAAATAATTTTAAAGAAGTAAGCTTGAGTGACTTTGAAAAATATGATTACGATAGAAAAAGGGGAGGCTGGAAGTCGCTCAATTATATGATTGATAAGGGAGTTCACAGCGATATTATATCACATTTAAAGGATTTCGGAAAAACAGGAATGAAAGCAGAGCTGAAAAAACCGGAGGATGTAATTCGCATTGCAAAAGAAAGTGGTGGTAAAATATTTCTTGCACATCCGTCATATCATTACAGAAACAGCCGTATGCCGGAAAAAGAGCTAAAATACTGGACTGAATTAGGAATAGACGGAATAGAGTGCTTTTCGCCATACAATGCGGGAGAAGAAAGTTATTATATTGATTTTTGCAAAAAAAATGATCTTATGATATCCGGAGGTTCCGACTGTCACGGTTTGTTTATACCTGCCAGAAAGCTTGGAGTTCCGGAAGTGACATTAGATGATTTAAGCATAAAAAAACTGTTTAATTAA
- a CDS encoding NAD(+)/NADH kinase, translated as MNQKVICISSSHDDYTLKIKEKLIEIFEKHGYQHHDGFRNNCALNITIGGDGTFLRGVRESNFSRIPFVGINTGTLGFYPEIIPENLESFVSDFVSGNYAINNINLIECEICSSEKSQKIYAVNDIILKRKDMKTMHMDVYIASNHLEKISGDGLIISSPLGSSAYNKSAGGCLVYPSLKTLQITPLSPIISNAYRCLDCSIIVPPEFEITIYPERKEDYYVALLADGETIEYDVLECVHFRTSKKIIKKLSTGTFNYWHVIKDKFL; from the coding sequence ATGAATCAAAAGGTAATATGTATCAGCTCAAGCCATGATGATTATACTTTGAAAATAAAGGAAAAGCTAATAGAAATTTTCGAAAAACATGGTTATCAACATCATGACGGTTTTAGAAATAACTGTGCCCTTAATATAACAATAGGCGGCGATGGAACCTTCCTAAGAGGTGTGAGGGAAAGTAATTTTTCTAGAATACCTTTTGTGGGTATAAACACAGGAACTCTTGGATTCTATCCAGAAATCATTCCTGAAAATCTTGAAAGCTTTGTTTCTGACTTCGTATCCGGAAATTATGCAATAAATAATATTAATCTGATAGAATGCGAAATATGTTCTTCGGAAAAATCCCAAAAAATCTATGCGGTCAATGATATCATTCTTAAGAGGAAGGATATGAAAACCATGCATATGGACGTCTATATAGCCTCAAATCATTTAGAAAAAATAAGCGGCGACGGACTTATAATCTCATCGCCCCTCGGAAGCTCGGCTTACAACAAATCAGCAGGAGGATGCCTTGTATATCCATCGTTGAAAACACTGCAGATTACTCCATTATCTCCGATTATTTCAAATGCATACCGATGCTTGGATTGCAGCATCATTGTTCCTCCTGAATTCGAAATAACCATTTATCCTGAAAGAAAAGAGGATTACTACGTAGCGCTGCTTGCTGACGGTGAAACCATTGAATATGATGTACTTGAATGCGTACATTTTCGAACATCAAAAAAAATAATCAAAAAACTTTCCACAGGTACATTCAATTACTGGCATGTCATTAAGGATAAATTCCTGTAA
- a CDS encoding aminopeptidase, whose amino-acid sequence MDNDKLFYKKHFIWEKLNTQEKNDVFKLSDDYMAFMDASKTERLSVKEIVRRAKERGFICLDDATEIKPGSKIYYVNKEKNVVLAVIGKEDIEKGMNIVGSHIDSPRIDLKQNPLYEKHGMSLLKTHYYGGIRKYQWVTIPLALYGTVVKADGEVLHISIGDDENDPIFYITDLLPHLAKDQKDKKLSEAIEGEGLNVIIGSLPSLGESDEKEKESRKFKLNVLKILNEKYGMIEEDFQTAEFEIVPAGRARDVGIDRGMIMAYGHDDRVCAYTSLKAILELENTEKTAIALFVDKEEIGSVGNTGMHSLFFSNMAAELIAMQNKGNYCELKLKRALANSSMLSSDVAAGVDPTYPQVSELQNAPIMGQGVAMVKYTGSRGKSGANDANAEYIGRLRKLFNENNVIWQTSELGKVDQGGGGTIAYIMARYNMDVVDLGVPVLSMHAPFEIISKTDLYMTYKAYKAFYNNF is encoded by the coding sequence ATGGATAACGATAAGCTGTTTTACAAAAAACATTTTATTTGGGAAAAATTAAATACCCAAGAAAAAAACGATGTCTTTAAGCTTTCTGACGATTACATGGCATTTATGGATGCCTCCAAGACTGAGAGATTGTCAGTAAAAGAAATTGTAAGAAGGGCTAAAGAAAGAGGTTTTATCTGCCTAGATGATGCAACTGAAATTAAACCCGGATCAAAAATTTACTATGTTAATAAAGAGAAAAATGTTGTTCTTGCCGTTATAGGAAAAGAAGACATTGAAAAAGGTATGAACATTGTTGGAAGCCACATAGATTCACCGAGAATCGATCTAAAGCAAAACCCGTTGTATGAAAAGCACGGCATGTCTTTGCTTAAGACTCATTACTACGGAGGAATAAGAAAATATCAGTGGGTTACTATTCCTCTTGCTCTTTACGGCACGGTTGTCAAAGCAGACGGAGAAGTTCTCCATATATCCATAGGTGACGATGAAAATGATCCTATATTCTACATAACTGATTTACTGCCTCACTTAGCTAAGGATCAAAAAGATAAAAAGCTGTCCGAAGCTATTGAAGGAGAAGGACTAAACGTAATAATAGGAAGTTTGCCTTCTTTAGGTGAAAGCGATGAAAAGGAAAAAGAAAGCAGGAAATTTAAACTTAATGTACTTAAAATATTAAATGAAAAATATGGAATGATTGAAGAGGATTTTCAAACTGCAGAGTTTGAGATAGTTCCTGCAGGCAGAGCAAGAGATGTAGGGATTGACAGAGGGATGATTATGGCTTACGGGCATGATGACAGAGTATGTGCATATACGTCTCTAAAAGCCATACTGGAGCTGGAAAATACTGAAAAAACAGCCATTGCACTGTTTGTAGACAAGGAAGAGATTGGAAGCGTCGGTAATACTGGAATGCATTCTTTGTTCTTTAGCAATATGGCTGCTGAATTGATTGCAATGCAGAATAAAGGTAATTACTGTGAGCTTAAGCTTAAAAGAGCTTTGGCAAACAGCAGTATGCTTTCGTCAGATGTGGCGGCAGGAGTAGATCCTACATATCCTCAAGTTTCAGAGCTGCAAAATGCGCCCATTATGGGTCAAGGTGTTGCAATGGTAAAATATACGGGAAGCAGAGGCAAATCAGGTGCTAATGATGCAAATGCGGAATATATAGGAAGGCTGAGAAAACTGTTCAATGAAAACAATGTTATTTGGCAGACGTCAGAACTTGGAAAGGTAGACCAGGGAGGCGGAGGAACAATCGCATATATTATGGCAAGGTACAATATGGATGTGGTTGATCTCGGAGTTCCTGTCTTAAGCATGCATGCACCGTTTGAAATAATTTCTAAAACAGATTTGTATATGACATATAAAGCATATAAGGCGTTCTACAACAATTTTTAG
- a CDS encoding methyl-accepting chemotaxis protein produces MKKFKKLPKLKIKNNNKKASGRHFNLLANFKKLKISKKLITVFLILSIISTITGLVGILGMNTLSNADKKLYEVETEPLIYLSYMLNSLNDMQLDIREGIISSGKLSAIETYEKSFNEDLETFNTSLESYKANLTSAKDLDDLSLIEKMINNLYIPYTEKVFDLAKSGDLTNAYITAGSISSSVDYVFEYLNNNISSKVDSAKATSESNERLTKTLSLIMIAIIITIFVSSVIIGRFVSRTISVPVNKMVSVADKLAIGDTDINLDYDETSKDEVVILSQAFNKVIEGIKEQVGIISRIADGDLSFTVTPRSDKDIMEISLNSTIKNLNSTMREINEASLQVLEGSNQLSYGAQELSQGATEQASTIEELSASINEISNQIYSNDENVKLAEKYVKSAEDEIIRSNEQMQKMLSSMNDINDSSREIAKIIKVIDDIAFQTNILALNAAVEAARAGEAGKGFAVVADEVRNLATKSADAAKQTTVLIEKSINTVKDGTGIAEDTASYLNKVIENTNLVASSMDKITQASSEQASSINQINIGIEQISSVVQTNSASAEESAAASEELSSQANLLKEQISVFKLSTETADSL; encoded by the coding sequence ATGAAAAAATTTAAAAAATTGCCAAAGCTTAAAATTAAAAACAATAATAAAAAAGCTTCTGGCCGCCATTTTAATCTGTTAGCTAATTTTAAAAAACTAAAAATTTCTAAAAAATTAATAACAGTTTTTTTAATTCTATCTATAATATCAACTATAACCGGACTTGTCGGCATACTTGGTATGAACACCCTAAGTAATGCAGATAAAAAGCTATATGAAGTTGAAACAGAGCCATTGATATACCTATCATATATGCTGAACAGTCTAAATGATATGCAACTTGACATAAGAGAAGGAATAATAAGCTCAGGCAAATTGTCTGCAATAGAAACCTACGAGAAAAGCTTTAATGAGGATTTGGAGACTTTTAATACTTCTTTGGAATCCTATAAGGCAAATCTAACATCTGCCAAAGATTTAGATGATTTATCTTTAATAGAGAAGATGATCAATAATTTATATATTCCATACACAGAAAAAGTTTTTGACCTAGCCAAGTCCGGAGATTTAACCAATGCATATATTACTGCAGGCTCAATATCAAGTTCGGTAGATTATGTATTTGAATATTTAAATAATAACATAAGTTCAAAGGTAGACAGTGCTAAGGCGACTAGCGAATCAAATGAAAGACTGACGAAAACTTTATCGCTTATAATGATTGCAATTATCATAACAATTTTTGTTTCCTCAGTTATAATCGGAAGATTTGTGTCAAGAACTATATCTGTACCCGTCAATAAAATGGTCTCTGTCGCCGATAAGCTTGCTATCGGAGATACAGACATCAACCTTGATTACGACGAAACATCAAAAGATGAAGTTGTTATACTTTCTCAAGCATTTAATAAGGTAATAGAAGGAATAAAAGAACAGGTCGGTATCATTTCAAGGATTGCCGACGGAGATTTATCATTTACGGTTACCCCAAGATCTGATAAGGATATAATGGAAATTTCTCTTAACAGCACCATAAAAAATTTAAATAGTACTATGCGTGAAATAAACGAAGCATCGTTGCAAGTATTAGAAGGATCCAATCAATTATCTTATGGCGCACAGGAATTATCTCAGGGCGCTACTGAACAGGCAAGTACAATTGAAGAGCTTTCTGCATCTATCAACGAGATTTCAAATCAAATTTATTCAAACGATGAAAACGTAAAGCTCGCTGAAAAGTATGTTAAATCCGCCGAAGATGAGATTATAAGAAGCAATGAGCAAATGCAGAAAATGCTTTCTTCAATGAATGATATAAACGATTCTTCAAGAGAAATAGCAAAAATAATAAAGGTTATTGACGATATAGCATTTCAAACAAATATACTTGCACTTAACGCTGCCGTAGAGGCCGCAAGAGCCGGCGAAGCCGGCAAAGGTTTCGCCGTAGTCGCCGATGAAGTAAGAAACCTGGCTACTAAAAGTGCAGACGCTGCAAAGCAAACCACAGTTTTAATTGAAAAATCCATTAATACTGTAAAGGATGGGACAGGCATTGCAGAAGATACCGCAAGTTATCTGAACAAAGTAATTGAAAATACCAACCTTGTAGCATCTTCTATGGATAAAATAACCCAAGCATCTAGCGAACAGGCAAGCTCCATCAATCAAATAAATATAGGAATTGAACAAATATCTTCAGTTGTTCAAACTAACTCTGCTTCCGCAGAAGAAAGTGCGGCCGCAAGCGAAGAATTATCAAGTCAGGCGAACTTATTAAAAGAACAGATATCCGTCTTTAAACTCAGCACCGAGACGGCAGACAGTTTATAA